The Fusarium fujikuroi IMI 58289 draft genome, chromosome FFUJ_chr05 DNA segment GGTTTCGATATGCGCCATTACCATAGGTTGTCTATCACTTGTGCTCTTAGGCTCAATCTCGTGAGCGGATGGCACGGGCATGGGAGCCGCGATCCCGGCCCTCAGTTTATGGCCTGCAGCCTTCGTGGCCTCGCATTGATTGTGGAATTGTGGGGAGTCTTTTTCTGGGGTATTAAACGTTGGAGTGCTTATGAAGTTACCCACCCTTCGCAATTGTGAGGCTTAAAGTGACTGATTGGTGTTGCACAACAATTTTGATACAGCGCAATTCTCACCTGATCTTTCGTAGGTAATCGAAGCGTTCTGAGATATGTTTTTCAGTCCCGTATAGTACCTATCTAGGTCGTTGGTGACGATTTATTGGTTGAATATATAACTTGATTTAATCTCGTGTTACACAATCTGGGTGTGACAATGTCTTGATTTCTAGCTTTCGATTTCATATTAGAACAGCAAGAAGGCAACTCGACTCTCCTTTAGTAGTATTAGTCGATTAGTGTTTGCGTGTCGCTGGTATTTCTCTAAATCTCACTCGATTTCTATAAACCATATGAGTGACACATTGCGAGTAGGATCTAACTACCTTACTATAGTAGGTAATGTTATAAGAAcaatttttatattatcaCCATTGCAATGCTCTTCTCCTGCCATTCTTCCAAGGTATTCTCGTATCAATAGTCTAACGTAAGGTATTTCAAGGTCTGCAATATTCCGGTGCTTTGATGCCTTTCCTGCAGCCAAGTGATTGCCAGTGCTATGCAGCTGTCAGTGGCCGTTATATTTTgtctctccttcttgatTTCACCGAATCGTGGAATAAACAAACGCGTATGTGTTTCTGATAAATTCTTGCCCCAGACAACAGTGATTCACTGCCTCCTTCCATCCTGCTCTTTCTTAaatttctttctctcctccctcttctcttcctcttctcttcatcttctccttcctCAACCACACTTGCATTCCTCAACGTCTCTCATCGGCACAAGAAGCCACAGGATCCTTACGCTTGCCTTTGAGAGTCATCTCTAAGATAAGGCTCTGCTTTGTTTCTACTCTTTTCAACTCCGAGTGCCCTCGTGCGGAGAAACAACTTGCTGTTGTCTTTGCCGGTCAACGCTTCTGTTGGTAGTAGTCAGGCAATACTCAATCCTCGAGGTATGTAAAAGCTCGGCTTTTTATCTCATCTCATATGTCTTCTATTCATCGAAATTCCCTGTTGTCGTGGAACCGCCGTGAGAAGTTCTGctgcttggctttggctaTTCCACGTTTCGCAGTACACGTCTGCCACTTTTCCgcgttctccttctcatctcataACATATTTTCAGTTGCTTGCTATTAGCATCTGTTTCCAGAGTTATTTTCTCCCTTCTCGGAGTCCAGGGAGCCTTTATTACTTCATTCCCTTCTTCATTTGTCGTTACTAAACACTCATTTCATCTCTGCTCACATATAGCAGCAACCGCGTTTAGACTCGAACCGACGATCTACTTCCATCATGTCGGACTGGAACAACGACCAGGGCGGTTCTGCCGATCCGAACACTTTTGAACAAGAGAACTGGACCAGTGGTGGCCAAGCTGCGTATGTGCTCTCGATTGTGTTTTTCTGGAACTCGATATATTGACCTTTATAGGAACGCATCCACCAACAACGCTGGCTTCGGTAACAATGGTTTTGACGATGCCAACGATCTTGTAGGCGAACAGCCCGCTGGTGATGACAAATGTTTCGGCTGTGGCGAGACTGGGTAAGAACCAACTTTCTGGGGGACCACAACATCTAACAAGTTCAGTCACCGCCGTGCCGAGTGTCCCAACCCTCAGGAGATGACCTGCCGCTTCTGTAAGCAGCCTGGTCATATGATCAAGGAGTGTCCCGATAAGCCCCCCATGATCTGTGAGAACTGTGGTGATGAAGGTCAGTTCCATCCATTGCTGCGTGATACTCTAGGCTCATACGTCCAGGCCACATGCGCAAGAATTGCGAAAAGCCTCGCAAGATTAACCGCGACCACATTGCTGATGTCAGCGCGGATGACGCCTGGAACAAGATCAAACAGGCCGCCATTGACCGAGATGTTGACGACGCGAAGGAGGCGGTACAGGAGTACATAAAGGCCGTGGATGGTGACATCACCTACCGCCAGCTCCAGGAAGCCTTGATTCATCAAAGCATTGGCCTCTGGCTCATTCCGACTGAGCGAACTCTCGTCCAAGTGTTCACCAACATGGATTTGCAGGGCCATATCGACAAGAAATACACCATTTCTTATCGCTTTGTCGAGCAGGCAGATCGTCCTCGCGAGCTTGAAGGATGGCCCAAGAGTCGGGATGAGCTTCTCTCTCGTTTGGACGATGCTGGCGAAGTCGTGGATCGAGGTGTTCCTCTTTGCCTGAACTGCAAGGAACTTGGACATATCTCCAAGTTTTGTACTCAGGAGAAGACGGAACGTACTGATGCGGTCAAGATCTCTTGCTTCAACTGCGGTGCGGATGGCCACCGCGTCAGAGACTGTGAGTCAACATATTGATAGTCCGTTGACTGAACATGATACTAACCCATTAGGCCCGGAGCCCCGTGTAGACAAGAATGCTTGCAAGAATTGCGGGTAAGCTTTGGACAAAGAATCTGGAACTGTGAACTGACAGCACTAGCAAATCTGGTCATCGGGCTGCTGACTGTGAGGAGCCACCCAATCCCGCCAATGTCGAATGCCGCAAGTGCAACGAGAGTGAGTCTATATGACACCTTTTCACTGGCATTGTTCTAACGATTGTAGTGGGTCACTTTGCCAAAGATTGTCCTCAAGGTGGTGGCAGCCGTGCTTGCCGCAACTGTGGTCAGGAGGGCCATATCTCGAAAGACTGTGACCAACCTCGCGACATGTCGACTGTGACTTGCCGCAACTGTGAGAAGCAAGGACATTTCAGCAAGGAGTGCCCTGAGCCGAAGGATTGTGAGTTGCTTGCGTTGCTTATTGTCATAATTGTGACTGACCAGTGTCCAGGGACTAAAGTTCAGTGCTCCAACTGTCAGGAGTACGGCCACACCAAAGTTCGATGCAAGGTCCCTCCTGTCGATGAGGCTGACGGGTTTGGCGTTGCTGGTCACGGGGACGGTGGATGGTCCAACGCTGGTGCCGAGGGAGGTGGTGATGGCTACAGCAACCACAACATTGGTGGCAACGACGGGTGGTAAACACCATTCATGGCATGAATCTGTCCTGTAAGACAGCCTCTTCTGTGATTTTGATGCGTATAGTCGTTGGACGGCGTTTAACGGAGGTAAAAAAGGGGTGATGTTGGACGCGATTTCGTCAGAGGTTGGCCGTTGAAAGTAATTAATCCATGCATTCAGGTAAATGCCTGATGAATCGAGCGGTCGCAATCGTTAATATTAGTCGCCTTGGCCACTCAGCGAAAGTTTTCGTGAGATGCTTGAAATGGTTACAATGTGGTGAGATCAGGTATCATCAAATCATGGACACCCATTGAGGTATTAGGATTGTGCCCATTGGGAGGAGGATCTTCCTAGTGTTCCCATGTGCTGGTGGCTAATTATTTTCACATTTTCTGAGTGCAACAGAGGATTTCAAGCTGTTGGTTTGTATTATGCTGCGGAGGGGCCGTAAAGTCGGACATACTTTGTTGTGTTAGGTGGATATAATGATTCAGCCAAGGCTGCGATGGAGACGGGGAACAGACGTTTCTGGTCGCAATTTCGTGTGTACTCTGATGATACAATCTTGCTGCGATTTATTCTCATATTCAGGTTAAAACTGTATGGTAACTCGTGCTTTACAGTGTCGTTGGCAGCAATGATGCCTCATGGGCCACGGATAGGGGGCTGTCAGTGCATCCCTCTAGCTCCACGGATTATTGGGGAAATAGCTGGTACTGGTGTCTGCGTGGATATTGATGGCGAATGTGTTGCCTTGGGCTCGGCGTGGTATGACGAGGTTGTTATTTGGAGGACTCGGCGATTTGATGGTTATGGCTGAGTTGACCAATGGGGAGTAGCTGGTGTGAATTGAGGTAGGAAACAACCCGAGAATAAGGATGTGGCGTACCTCAGCCCTACCACTGAAGATCTATCTACTAGTTAATGTTTCAAGACAACATGTCATAACCGTCTCGGCAGTGTGTTCTATGCCTGCCACTGGATATGCAGATCTAACTACATATACATTGTGACTACCTGTGCcccttaaataaaatatgTATTGACTGATCAACTCTGTATCTTGTAAGCCAGTATCGTAGGGAGCACTGTTTTCATTGCTCATCGATCGGCGTTTTGCACCTTAGTCCCGGAATTGTGTGCTGTATTGCAATCCACAAAGGATGTAAGAGGATGTCTTTGCATCTTACTTCATAATCAAGATGCTCGAGAAAGCACAACTTAACGACGGGCAAGATATTAAACCATTAGGTTAAAGCCAATCAATAACATAGCAGCTATTTTGTCTCTTGTCCCCTGTCTCCTACCTCATGGTTGCTAATTCAGATTGGAAAGTCATCATGTAGGGTAACCAACTCATTGTATGTCTCAGATA contains these protein-coding regions:
- a CDS encoding related to hexamer-binding protein HEXBP, whose translation is MSDWNNDQGGSADPNTFEQENWTSGGQAANASTNNAGFGNNGFDDANDLVGEQPAGDDKCFGCGETGHRRAECPNPQEMTCRFCKQPGHMIKECPDKPPMICENCGDEGHMRKNCEKPRKINRDHIADVSADDAWNKIKQAAIDRDVDDAKEAVQEYIKAVDGDITYRQLQEALIHQSIGLWLIPTERTLVQVFTNMDLQGHIDKKYTISYRFVEQADRPRELEGWPKSRDELLSRLDDAGEVVDRGVPLCLNCKELGHISKFCTQEKTERTDAVKISCFNCGADGHRVRDCPEPRVDKNACKNCGKSGHRAADCEEPPNPANVECRKCNEMGHFAKDCPQGGGSRACRNCGQEGHISKDCDQPRDMSTVTCRNCEKQGHFSKECPEPKDWTKVQCSNCQEYGHTKVRCKVPPVDEADGFGVAGHGDGGWSNAGAEGGGDGYSNHNIGGNDGW